The Novibacillus thermophilus genome segment AACATTGTCAATATCCCTTACAAAAACGCAGATATAGGCAACAAATAGACTAATAGCCAATAAAAAAATTAATTGTATTATAATGATAAATGGCAAATATACAATCTGCCATCCGGGTATAACTCCAAAGACAACTAAAAAAATGCCGACAATTATGAGGCCAAATGCAAAGTTAATCAATTGGGTAAATGATATTGTCATTGGAAATATCGCCTTAGGCAAATACACTTGGTTAATAATCGAAGAATATTTTAGGATCGCCTTTGCTGAACTATTTACTGTCGTACTGGTCCAACGCCATGATACCAAGCCAATAACGAGATATACCGGATAATTTTCTCCACCCCGCCCCAACACTATGACAATGAGAAAGTAATAAACGACAACATTGAGTAAAGGATCTAGCAACCACCAAAAATAGCCTAAATAGCTGTTGCGATGATCTGCTTTTAATCCATATTTTACCAGATAGAGTAAAAGATCTTTTCTTTTCCGAATTTCATATAAATATTTTCGCATAATAATCCACTACACCGCCTTAAAGATTCATACACACAATACCGATTATACCATGCTATACTTCTTTATGGAGAAATACAAATAATTCACAAAGTACCATATACCTGAATTATTCATATAGCTGAACTTAAAATATCAAAAAGCGCGTCATACCAGGCCATTAAAAGCATTCCACCTTTTCACCCAATGGGTGAAAAATAGAAATGGAGCCCAACCTTTGGTATTGTAAAAGTGACCAAAACCAATACAAACCAAGGAGGCTCCCTTATGCATAGTGTAAACGAGCAGACCATGCATTTCAACAAAAGTGTGAAAGTCAATTTTGAAGGTGGAAACCTGACCTCAGATGCCGGTTGGTTACTGTATAAAGAATTTGATGAAAAAATCGGGCTCAGTCAAGCGATCACGGATCACCTCAATGTGAATGATCCAAACCGTCATCACATCCATTTTAACGATGACGTCATCATCCAAAAGATCTATCAGCACATTGCCGGGTATCATGCGGATGATCATGCCGATGAATTACGTCATGAACCTGTGTTGACCACCATTTTGGGTAAAGAAGTCCTGGCTTCTCAACCGACCATTTCCCGGCTAAATCAGAAATTGGATAAGGAAACGATGAAGCAGTTGCAATCGGTCAATTCACTGATGCAAAAACGAGTCGATATCATCCAACCCAAGGAAAACATCATGATGGATCTGGACTCGACCAACTTGGCCACCTATGGTGAACAGCATGGATCCGCCTTTAACACGCATTATCAAGCCCAGGGTTACCATCCCCTGATGATGTTTGATGGACTGACTGGAGATTGTCTCAAAGCAGAACTGCGCGCTGGTCATGTGTACACATCCCGGCAAGTCGTCCGCTTTGTCGGCCCTGAAATCAAGCGATATCGGAAGCAAAGTCCATGGGCAACGCTATGCATACGCGGGGACAGCGGTTTTGCCATCCCGGCTCTCTATCAATTGGCGGAAACACATGATGTCCACTATGTGATCCGCTTAAAAGCAAACAACGTGTTGAAACAAAAAGCACAGCCATTTGAAGATGAACTCTGGAAACAGTTTGATCTGAACACGACAGAAGCCAAGGTGTTTTACACATCATTTGACTACCAGGCACGTGCTTGGGATAAGCCGCGTCGTGTGGTGGTCAAGATGGAGAAACCGGAAGGTGAGCTTTTCTTCACCTACACCTTCATCGTGACCAACATGGGGCTCTCACCCAAAAACATCGTCAAGCTTTATGCGAACCGTGGCACGATGGAAAACTTTATCAAAGAAGCCAAGAACGGCTTTGCTTTCGATCAGATGAGCAGTCCATCGTTTTACAGCAACGCCACAAAGCTGCAACTCATGGTGCTCGCCTATAACTTCAACAACTGGTTTCGTCGACTGTGTCTACCCAGAACGATGAACAAAAATCGTATCGACAACATCCGTTTGAAGTTGCTTAAGATCGCGGGAAAGCTGGTTCGTTCAGGCAGATATCTGACATTTAAACTGTGCAGCAGTTGTCTGTATCAAAAGGCTTATTGGCAGACTTTACGAACCATCCATCACCTCCCACGGTTTGGTTGAATGAGATGATATTAGAAAAGTCAATCTCATAGCATTCACATTAACCACAGGATCAGTGTGCCCTTTTACAGCCGATTTTGAAAGCTAGCGTATGACTTCCTGCTGTTTTTCCAGTAGATTAGGTAATATATTATGAGAAAACATCTAGGGAAACCAAAAACTTACAAAAATCAGGCTTGAAACTGGTTTTTAAAACATTTGAGACGCGGTTATGAATAATTCAGGATATACTTTTCAAGAGGCCTAATCGCTCAATTTCGCGGTAAACTTTCCACGTTTGTTTAGCCATCTTTATTTTGTTGCTTGATACCGAGCCTTTGACCACCCTGTATTTAGACAACACCTCTTGTAACCCATAAGCGGTGAAGCCCTTTTTACATAAGGTCAGCCACAATGCGAAATCTTGTCGGGAGCGTATATCAATCATTTTGACCTCACCAATCATTTCAACATCCAGCATAACGGTCAAGCATCCGATCACATTGTGTTTTAAAAGTTGTTTATAATTAACTTTTTCGGGAATGTTTATAATTGAGTTTGTTTCTTTTCCATCTTCTGTTATTTTCATATATTTCGTAAATGAAAACGCGATCTGAC includes the following:
- a CDS encoding IS1380 family transposase — encoded protein: MHSVNEQTMHFNKSVKVNFEGGNLTSDAGWLLYKEFDEKIGLSQAITDHLNVNDPNRHHIHFNDDVIIQKIYQHIAGYHADDHADELRHEPVLTTILGKEVLASQPTISRLNQKLDKETMKQLQSVNSLMQKRVDIIQPKENIMMDLDSTNLATYGEQHGSAFNTHYQAQGYHPLMMFDGLTGDCLKAELRAGHVYTSRQVVRFVGPEIKRYRKQSPWATLCIRGDSGFAIPALYQLAETHDVHYVIRLKANNVLKQKAQPFEDELWKQFDLNTTEAKVFYTSFDYQARAWDKPRRVVVKMEKPEGELFFTYTFIVTNMGLSPKNIVKLYANRGTMENFIKEAKNGFAFDQMSSPSFYSNATKLQLMVLAYNFNNWFRRLCLPRTMNKNRIDNIRLKLLKIAGKLVRSGRYLTFKLCSSCLYQKAYWQTLRTIHHLPRFG
- a CDS encoding glycosyltransferase family 2 protein produces the protein MRHTTQQKHPLVSVITPTYNSARFIHNTIESVQRQTYVNWEMIIVDDCSQDHTIEIVKQYVSRDSRIRLIRFKENRGPAVARNVAIEHAKGRYLAFLDGDDQWMPEKLEKQLRFMQDRQIAFSFTKYMKITEDGKETNSIINIPEKVNYKQLLKHNVIGCLTVMLDVEMIGEVKMIDIRSRQDFALWLTLCKKGFTAYGLQEVLSKYRVVKGSVSSNKIKMAKQTWKVYREIERLGLLKSIS